The following are encoded together in the Acetobacter vaccinii genome:
- a CDS encoding alpha/beta fold hydrolase: MVAGHHLVRVAGHELAVRIAGPAEGQVQAEPLLLIHGFGGSKESWQLILPALSQTRRVISFDLPGHGASSCAVGDGSLHTLAETVSGLMAELGLGRAHILAHSLGGGIALALLAQQPAVLQSLCLLAPVGLGSRVAMDFVGALPDVRSAEAMQQLMAMATFAPRVGRRAAQALVQGLDRPGVRSALRHIVQACFTAEGDTADFQPVLGQAGVPVRLVWGAEDRIVLCPPALTGQAILLPQTGHLPQLEQPESVVQSVNSFLAGPGPG, encoded by the coding sequence ATGGTGGCAGGTCACCACCTTGTGCGTGTCGCAGGGCATGAGCTTGCCGTGCGGATAGCAGGCCCGGCGGAAGGACAGGTGCAGGCGGAGCCCCTGCTGCTGATCCATGGCTTTGGGGGCAGTAAAGAAAGCTGGCAACTGATTTTACCCGCTCTGTCCCAGACGCGGCGCGTGATCAGCTTTGACCTGCCCGGCCATGGTGCCTCCTCATGTGCCGTGGGGGATGGGAGCCTGCACACCCTGGCCGAGACTGTCAGCGGGTTGATGGCAGAGCTGGGTCTTGGCCGTGCCCATATTCTGGCGCACTCGCTGGGTGGGGGCATTGCTCTGGCTTTGCTGGCCCAGCAGCCTGCGGTGTTGCAAAGCCTGTGCCTGCTGGCCCCCGTAGGGCTTGGGAGTAGAGTCGCTATGGATTTTGTGGGGGCGTTGCCTGATGTGCGCTCGGCGGAGGCCATGCAGCAGCTTATGGCCATGGCTACGTTTGCTCCACGTGTTGGCCGTCGGGCCGCGCAGGCTCTGGTGCAGGGGCTGGACAGGCCGGGTGTAAGGTCTGCCCTGCGGCATATTGTTCAGGCGTGTTTTACGGCAGAGGGAGATACGGCGGATTTCCAGCCGGTGCTGGGTCAGGCTGGGGTGCCGGTGCGACTTGTCTGGGGGGCTGAGGACCGTATCGTGCTTTGCCCACCTGCGTTGACGGGGCAGGCTATTCTGCTCCCGCAGACCGGGCATCTGCCGCAACTGGAGCAGCCAGAGAGTGTTGTGCAGAGTGTAAACAGTTTTCTGGCAGGCCCGGGGCCGGGCTGA
- a CDS encoding ferritin-like domain-containing protein, producing the protein MKHWQIDQLPWEQFDPSKVDQDLLSSIKAASVVERNSVDYALYLNNVFRDDPDFREAVDNWALEEIQHGDALGRWAMLADPQWDYHAAFQRYRDFYQIPLHVEESVRGSRTGELIARCMVETGTSSFYSALAEATEEPVLRALCKQIAADEYRHYKLFYDHMRRYLARENIGVIERARIAIGRMTETEDDELASAYHTTNDPEGLPYDHERCTAAYMARAMKHYRPHHLRRVTNMIFKTIGVKPHGPIQNVVSWIGEKLFFRRQHRFAVMARQG; encoded by the coding sequence ATGAAACACTGGCAGATTGATCAGCTCCCATGGGAGCAGTTTGATCCGTCAAAAGTGGATCAGGATCTGCTCTCGTCAATCAAGGCGGCTTCTGTGGTGGAGCGTAACAGCGTTGACTACGCGCTCTACCTCAACAACGTTTTCCGCGATGATCCTGATTTCCGTGAGGCTGTGGACAACTGGGCGCTGGAGGAAATCCAGCACGGAGATGCCCTGGGCCGCTGGGCCATGCTGGCCGACCCGCAATGGGACTACCACGCCGCCTTCCAGCGTTACCGGGATTTCTACCAGATCCCGCTGCATGTCGAAGAGTCGGTTCGAGGCTCCCGCACAGGCGAACTTATTGCCCGCTGCATGGTCGAAACTGGCACATCATCCTTCTATTCCGCCCTGGCGGAAGCCACGGAGGAGCCCGTGCTGCGGGCATTGTGCAAGCAGATAGCGGCTGATGAATACCGGCATTACAAGCTCTTCTATGACCACATGCGCCGCTATCTGGCGCGTGAGAACATAGGTGTTATCGAACGGGCGCGCATTGCCATCGGGCGCATGACAGAAACTGAGGATGACGAGCTGGCCTCCGCCTACCACACCACAAACGACCCCGAAGGCCTGCCCTACGACCACGAGCGCTGCACCGCTGCCTATATGGCCCGCGCCATGAAGCACTACCGCCCGCACCACCTGCGCCGGGTGACGAACATGATCTTCAAGACCATTGGCGTCAAACCCCATGGGCCGATCCAGAACGTTGTTTCATGGATTGGGGAAAAACTGTTCTTCCGCCGTCAGCACCGCTTTGCTGTCATGGCGCGCCAGGGCTAA
- a CDS encoding WD40 repeat domain-containing protein: MSAQTAPTGLIETRGAHHKVEGEITACAATRDSSRFAFTTVMGDVVVAHRADVRAPEQWSVTAVHDGPALSLSADTLPDCVLTGGDDGRLCRLDPSGEIEELGKSRRWVEHVASYVDGKTALIAAASGKNVELRDATGRTVLRTLEHPTTAGGIVFDPKGKRIAVSHYNGVSVWFTQSKDGSPRLLEWKGSHLSIAMHPAGEAVVTAMQENDLHGWRLSDGHNMRMSGYPTKVRSMSFSHNGKWLATGGADVVVMWSFSGNGPMGKPPVELAGAGGALCTRVAFHPTQDVVAAGFANGTVLLLEPSTHRVLPVSTSAIGAITALAYSPDGCLLGYGTEDGVIGVVDLASGG, from the coding sequence ATGAGCGCACAGACTGCCCCGACCGGGCTGATTGAAACACGCGGTGCCCACCATAAGGTGGAAGGGGAAATTACCGCCTGCGCCGCCACCCGTGATTCCAGCCGCTTTGCTTTTACCACCGTCATGGGGGATGTGGTTGTCGCCCACCGGGCTGATGTCCGCGCGCCAGAGCAGTGGAGTGTCACCGCCGTGCATGACGGCCCGGCCCTGAGCCTGTCAGCCGACACCCTGCCCGACTGTGTGCTGACCGGCGGGGATGACGGCCGCCTGTGCCGCCTGGACCCTTCGGGCGAAATTGAGGAACTGGGCAAAAGTCGCCGCTGGGTGGAGCATGTTGCCAGCTATGTGGACGGCAAGACCGCGCTGATTGCCGCCGCATCAGGCAAAAATGTGGAACTGCGTGACGCCACGGGCCGCACGGTCCTGCGTACGCTCGAGCACCCGACCACGGCTGGCGGCATTGTGTTTGACCCCAAGGGCAAGCGCATTGCGGTGTCACACTACAATGGGGTTTCGGTGTGGTTTACCCAGTCCAAAGACGGCAGCCCCCGGCTGCTGGAATGGAAAGGCAGCCACCTGAGCATTGCCATGCACCCTGCGGGCGAGGCTGTTGTAACCGCCATGCAGGAAAACGACCTGCACGGCTGGCGGCTGTCCGATGGCCACAACATGCGTATGAGTGGCTACCCCACCAAGGTGCGTTCCATGTCGTTTTCCCACAACGGCAAATGGCTGGCCACAGGCGGGGCGGATGTTGTTGTCATGTGGTCGTTCAGCGGCAATGGCCCCATGGGCAAACCCCCGGTGGAACTGGCCGGGGCTGGCGGTGCGCTATGCACGCGGGTGGCGTTCCACCCCACGCAGGACGTTGTGGCTGCGGGGTTTGCCAATGGCACGGTGCTGCTGCTGGAGCCTTCAACCCACCGGGTTCTGCCTGTCTCCACCAGTGCTATCGGCGCTATTACCGCCCTGGCCTATAGCCCCGATGGCTGCCTGCTGGGCTACGGGACTGAAGACGGTGTGATCGGCGTGGTCGATCTGGCATCCGGCGGCTAA
- a CDS encoding 2-hydroxyacid dehydrogenase: protein MVCLVVRAGGSQVFPHWKQLFANLMPELEVREWDDPTLDPKQVDYALVWQPEPGRLAAMPNLRAILSVAAGVDHVTCDPTWSRAIPLIRMGEEETRVQMADYVLWAVLSLMRDAARWQEGQGQGVWVRRERRPALSSSTQVGVMGLGSLGGYVARRLVAAGFPVAGWARTPRQIEGVVCYAGQDGLAAFVASSHILVCLLPETDETRGLITYDVLSRLRQPSGLVNVARGSLVVEADLLRALEDKSLHGAVLDVFEHEPLPQTSPLWHAPRTLITPHIASEASRPARARQVAATIRALERGEEVPLRYDPQHGY from the coding sequence ATGGTGTGTCTGGTTGTCAGGGCTGGCGGCAGTCAGGTTTTTCCCCACTGGAAGCAGCTTTTTGCTAACCTTATGCCCGAGCTTGAGGTTCGGGAGTGGGACGACCCGACCCTGGACCCCAAACAGGTGGATTATGCGCTTGTCTGGCAGCCCGAACCCGGCAGGCTGGCGGCCATGCCCAACCTGCGGGCTATCCTGAGTGTGGCGGCTGGTGTGGACCATGTGACCTGCGACCCCACATGGTCGCGTGCGATCCCCCTCATCCGTATGGGGGAGGAGGAAACACGGGTGCAGATGGCTGATTACGTTCTGTGGGCAGTCCTGTCCCTGATGCGCGATGCCGCCCGGTGGCAGGAGGGGCAGGGGCAGGGGGTCTGGGTCCGTCGAGAGCGCAGGCCCGCCCTGTCCAGCAGCACGCAGGTGGGGGTCATGGGGCTGGGCAGTCTGGGGGGCTATGTGGCCCGCAGACTTGTGGCAGCAGGTTTTCCGGTGGCGGGCTGGGCCCGCACCCCCCGGCAGATTGAGGGTGTCGTCTGCTACGCCGGGCAGGATGGTTTGGCCGCTTTTGTGGCGTCGAGCCATATTCTGGTGTGCCTGCTGCCGGAAACGGACGAAACACGGGGCCTGATTACCTACGATGTTCTCAGCCGCCTGCGGCAGCCCTCCGGTCTGGTCAACGTCGCCCGTGGCTCGCTGGTGGTGGAGGCCGATCTGCTGCGCGCGTTGGAGGACAAGAGCCTGCATGGCGCGGTGCTGGACGTGTTTGAGCATGAACCTTTGCCCCAAACCTCGCCCCTCTGGCACGCTCCACGCACTCTTATTACCCCACATATTGCCTCCGAGGCCTCCCGCCCCGCGCGGGCGCGGCAGGTTGCAGCCACTATCAGGGCGCTGGAACGGGGGGAGGAGGTTCCTCTGCGCTATGACCCCCAGCATGGATACTGA
- a CDS encoding CobW family GTP-binding protein, translating into MSDASSAPDAMPQGAADTRVPVTVLTGFLGAGKTTLLNHILTAQHGRKYAVVINEFGELGVDNDLVVDADEEVFEMNNGCICCTVRGDLIRILNGLMRRRDRFDGIIVETTGLADPAPVAQTFFADEDIRAKTKLDAVVTVVDAYNVLQTLQESTEAREQVAFADVIILNKTDLVDAAGLETIETTLRKLNAAAPIHHAQKGNVTLTDVLDQGGFDLQRVLDTMPSFLENPEHHHEEDISSVSLTVREPLDAGRFQMWISALLQEKGSDMLRTKGILDFAGQPDRFAFQAVHMMADGNDIGPWKEGEPRESKLVFIGRNLNRPQLRRGLESCIAA; encoded by the coding sequence ATGTCCGATGCTTCTTCCGCGCCAGACGCCATGCCACAGGGTGCGGCCGATACCCGCGTGCCGGTTACTGTCCTGACCGGCTTCCTTGGTGCAGGCAAGACCACGCTGCTCAACCATATCCTGACTGCGCAGCATGGGCGCAAATATGCCGTTGTCATCAACGAATTTGGCGAACTTGGCGTTGATAATGACCTGGTCGTGGATGCGGATGAAGAAGTGTTCGAAATGAACAACGGCTGCATCTGCTGTACCGTGCGGGGAGACCTGATCCGTATCCTCAATGGCCTGATGCGCCGGCGCGACCGCTTTGACGGCATTATCGTCGAAACCACCGGTCTGGCCGACCCAGCCCCCGTGGCCCAGACCTTTTTTGCGGATGAGGACATCCGTGCAAAAACCAAGCTGGACGCGGTTGTCACGGTCGTAGACGCCTACAACGTGCTCCAGACCCTGCAAGAAAGCACCGAAGCGCGCGAGCAGGTTGCGTTTGCCGATGTCATCATCCTCAACAAAACCGACCTTGTTGACGCAGCCGGGCTGGAAACAATCGAGACCACGCTGCGCAAGCTCAACGCCGCGGCACCCATCCACCACGCGCAAAAAGGCAATGTCACCCTGACCGACGTGCTGGATCAGGGCGGCTTTGACCTCCAGCGTGTGCTCGACACCATGCCGTCCTTCCTCGAAAACCCCGAACACCACCATGAGGAAGATATTTCGAGCGTTTCCCTGACCGTGCGCGAACCTCTGGACGCCGGGCGCTTTCAGATGTGGATCAGCGCACTGTTGCAGGAAAAAGGCTCCGACATGCTGCGCACCAAAGGCATTCTGGACTTTGCGGGCCAGCCGGACCGCTTTGCCTTCCAGGCCGTGCACATGATGGCAGACGGCAACGACATCGGCCCCTGGAAAGAGGGCGAACCGCGCGAAAGCAAGCTGGTCTTTATTGGCCGCAACCTCAACCGCCCGCAGTTGCGCCGTGGTCTTGAAAGCTGCATTGCAGCATGA
- a CDS encoding acyl-CoA thioesterase, with amino-acid sequence MSQPTGAELPQGMPTIRVVAMPTDTNPAGDVFGGWIVSQMDLAAGTTAAFRANGRCATVAINSLVFLEPVVVGDEVSIYTRIIRTGRTSLTIHVQTWRRARHTHITSKVTEGEFIFVALDEQHRPRPLPPLQAGEDLPAPDSTTD; translated from the coding sequence ATGTCACAGCCAACCGGCGCCGAACTGCCCCAGGGCATGCCCACCATCCGCGTTGTGGCCATGCCCACCGACACCAACCCCGCAGGGGACGTGTTTGGTGGCTGGATTGTCTCGCAGATGGATCTTGCCGCGGGCACAACCGCCGCCTTCCGCGCCAATGGCCGCTGCGCGACTGTTGCCATCAACAGCCTTGTCTTTCTTGAACCCGTGGTGGTGGGGGATGAGGTCAGCATCTACACCCGGATTATCCGCACGGGCCGGACATCACTGACCATCCATGTGCAGACATGGCGGCGTGCCCGGCATACCCACATCACCTCCAAGGTGACGGAAGGCGAGTTTATTTTTGTGGCGCTGGACGAGCAACACCGCCCACGCCCCCTGCCCCCGCTTCAGGCCGGGGAAGACCTGCCCGCCCCCGACAGCACAACCGACTGA
- a CDS encoding M13 family metallopeptidase, giving the protein MPSFRACSSFRHLLLLTATLGLAAPGLAAAAPTEPATSPQAEESAFAPWGVNLSGRNMDILPGNNFFRYANGTYLEHLKIPPDMTSYGPFNALAELSRTREQTILDELAAHSVAAPRTTEEKLGTFYASYMDTAEVERQGIQPLATDLAAIRAIEDMAGFAALTGTSPSGFQFAPFSLGINPDAKDPTRYALNLDQAGLGLPDRDYYLKPAFAAKKKAYQAYVEQALTLIDWPDAKAAAEAIVGFETRLAETHWARADLRDPQKTYNPMTLAELSAKAPGLDWTAWLQASGLPTRSLDHRSLIVGEPSAITGEAHVLSTTDMNTLKAWLAFHLVDNAAAYLPERFEQTRFTFTSALSGQPALPARWKRGVQATNTAMGMALGKVYVQRYFPPESRAAMQKLTADLKNAFRERLRNNSWMSPATRDAALHKLENFEIQVGYPNTWRDYRSLAVHKGDVYGNARNGVAYEWHYWLVRLDRPVDRNEWDMTPQTVNAYNNPLFVEVVFPAAILQPPFFNPKADSAVNYGAIGGVIGHEMTHSFDDEGRQFDEHGRLKDWWTKEDAERFEKLASRLGAQYDAFEVLPGVHVNGKLTMGENIADLGGLTLALDAYHASLGGKPAPVLDGLTGDQRVFLGWAQVWREKLREDTVRRLAVTDPHSPPQARVNIPMHNIDSWYKAWDVKPGDTLYLPPDQRVKIW; this is encoded by the coding sequence GTGCCCAGCTTTCGCGCCTGTTCCTCTTTCCGTCACCTGTTGCTGCTCACCGCAACCCTTGGGCTGGCTGCACCCGGCCTTGCCGCTGCGGCTCCGACCGAACCGGCCACCAGCCCACAGGCCGAGGAAAGCGCCTTTGCCCCCTGGGGGGTCAATCTGTCAGGCCGGAACATGGACATTCTGCCGGGCAACAATTTTTTCCGCTATGCCAACGGCACCTATCTGGAACATCTGAAAATTCCGCCGGATATGACAAGCTACGGCCCGTTCAACGCCCTGGCTGAGCTGTCGCGCACGCGGGAGCAGACCATTCTGGACGAGCTGGCTGCCCATAGTGTAGCAGCCCCACGCACGACCGAGGAAAAACTGGGCACCTTCTATGCCTCCTACATGGATACGGCGGAAGTTGAGCGGCAGGGCATCCAGCCTCTGGCCACCGACCTGGCCGCGATCCGCGCTATCGAGGACATGGCAGGCTTTGCCGCGCTTACCGGCACGTCGCCCAGCGGGTTCCAGTTTGCCCCGTTCTCACTCGGCATCAACCCTGATGCCAAAGACCCTACGCGCTATGCGCTCAACCTTGATCAGGCGGGGCTTGGCCTGCCCGACCGGGACTACTACCTCAAGCCCGCTTTTGCCGCGAAGAAAAAAGCCTACCAGGCCTATGTCGAGCAGGCTCTGACCCTTATTGACTGGCCAGACGCCAAGGCCGCCGCAGAAGCCATAGTGGGTTTTGAAACCCGGCTGGCCGAAACCCACTGGGCACGTGCCGACCTGCGCGACCCGCAGAAAACCTACAACCCCATGACCCTGGCCGAGCTGAGCGCCAAAGCCCCCGGTCTGGACTGGACCGCCTGGTTGCAGGCCTCTGGCCTGCCCACGCGCAGCCTTGACCACCGCAGCCTGATTGTGGGCGAGCCGTCGGCCATAACAGGTGAGGCGCATGTTCTGTCCACAACGGACATGAACACCCTCAAGGCCTGGCTGGCCTTCCACCTTGTTGATAACGCCGCAGCCTATCTGCCCGAGCGTTTTGAGCAGACCCGCTTTACCTTTACCAGCGCCCTGTCCGGCCAGCCCGCCCTGCCCGCCCGCTGGAAACGCGGTGTGCAGGCCACCAACACCGCCATGGGCATGGCGCTAGGCAAGGTTTATGTGCAGCGCTACTTCCCGCCCGAAAGCCGCGCGGCCATGCAGAAGCTGACCGCCGACCTGAAAAATGCTTTCCGTGAAAGACTGCGGAACAATAGCTGGATGAGCCCCGCCACGCGCGATGCCGCCCTGCACAAGCTGGAAAACTTTGAAATTCAGGTCGGTTACCCCAACACCTGGCGCGATTACCGCAGCCTTGCGGTGCATAAGGGGGATGTTTATGGCAACGCCCGCAATGGCGTGGCGTATGAATGGCACTACTGGCTAGTCCGCCTTGACCGCCCGGTTGACCGGAACGAATGGGATATGACACCCCAGACCGTCAACGCCTACAACAACCCGCTGTTTGTTGAAGTTGTCTTTCCCGCCGCCATTCTCCAGCCGCCATTCTTCAACCCCAAGGCGGACAGTGCCGTCAATTACGGAGCCATCGGTGGGGTCATCGGGCATGAAATGACCCATTCCTTCGACGACGAGGGCCGCCAGTTTGACGAACATGGCCGCCTGAAGGACTGGTGGACAAAGGAAGATGCCGAACGGTTTGAGAAACTGGCCAGCAGGCTTGGTGCTCAGTACGATGCGTTTGAGGTGCTGCCTGGCGTGCATGTCAACGGCAAGCTGACCATGGGCGAGAATATTGCCGACCTAGGCGGGCTGACACTGGCGCTGGACGCCTATCATGCCTCCCTCGGCGGCAAGCCTGCCCCCGTGCTGGACGGTCTGACCGGCGACCAGCGTGTGTTTCTGGGCTGGGCGCAGGTCTGGCGTGAAAAACTGCGCGAAGATACTGTCCGCCGTCTGGCAGTCACCGACCCCCACTCCCCCCCGCAGGCACGGGTGAACATTCCCATGCACAATATCGATAGCTGGTACAAGGCGTGGGATGTCAAACCGGGCGACACACTGTACCTGCCGCCGGACCAGCGCGTAAAAATCTGGTAA
- a CDS encoding energy transducer TonB: MDDKTRASSAAKRREPRFLPQTDPQAPPTARPDVAQGGNAAWARLLPLAPVPQVPGKPVRGASTPLIRRELYADPTLTPILVASLLAHALLLAALFYKAATHSGAGSPQASQSQPVEVVFSQPDASSGMVGQPSPEAGGGNEAKKASQASTTPPTPAEAQPSPSNEEETHSLPLPQSDDGLPKPEKTHPTPRPSHPTTGHAHPTKTPARPAPHPRPTTRPSHHTPSPFDHPMDLSFDEAPAPRRRRSGRPGGSGAPIDLSIGPMVQNGELNAHYASRTSVKGVSSDYASEIDSWIRRHLYYPPEAAQRGEEGGSSVHVILDRTGRVFKVFETNSSGSTELDASTVGMFQGAQLPPIPPDMKDRFINFDVTVNYILIRN, encoded by the coding sequence ATGGATGACAAGACACGTGCATCCTCCGCAGCGAAGCGGCGGGAACCCCGTTTCTTACCCCAGACCGACCCCCAAGCCCCCCCAACAGCCCGCCCCGATGTGGCGCAGGGGGGCAATGCTGCCTGGGCGCGACTGCTGCCGCTGGCCCCTGTGCCGCAGGTGCCCGGCAAACCCGTACGCGGTGCCTCCACCCCGCTGATCCGCCGCGAGCTTTACGCCGACCCCACACTCACGCCCATTCTTGTGGCCTCGCTGCTGGCACACGCCCTGCTGCTGGCGGCCCTGTTCTACAAAGCAGCCACCCACTCCGGTGCAGGCAGCCCGCAGGCCAGCCAGAGCCAGCCGGTGGAGGTTGTGTTCTCCCAGCCCGATGCCTCCAGCGGTATGGTTGGCCAGCCCTCACCCGAGGCTGGCGGCGGTAACGAAGCCAAAAAAGCATCGCAGGCCAGCACAACGCCCCCGACCCCGGCCGAAGCACAGCCCAGCCCCTCCAACGAGGAAGAAACCCACAGCCTGCCGCTGCCCCAGTCGGACGACGGCTTGCCCAAGCCTGAAAAAACACACCCGACCCCACGCCCGTCACACCCGACGACAGGCCACGCGCACCCGACCAAAACCCCGGCGCGACCGGCCCCGCACCCCAGGCCCACCACACGGCCAAGCCACCACACGCCATCGCCCTTCGACCACCCGATGGACCTGTCGTTTGATGAAGCACCCGCCCCACGCCGCAGGCGCTCAGGCAGGCCCGGCGGCTCCGGCGCACCGATTGACCTGTCCATCGGCCCAATGGTGCAGAATGGGGAACTGAACGCCCATTATGCCTCGCGCACCAGCGTGAAGGGGGTCAGCAGCGACTATGCGTCGGAAATTGACTCCTGGATCCGCCGCCATCTGTACTACCCGCCCGAAGCCGCCCAGCGGGGCGAGGAAGGCGGGTCGTCCGTGCACGTCATCCTTGACCGGACAGGCCGCGTGTTCAAGGTGTTCGAGACCAACTCCTCCGGCTCGACAGAGCTGGACGCCTCAACCGTTGGCATGTTCCAGGGCGCGCAGTTGCCCCCGATCCCCCCGGACATGAAAGACCGCTTCATCAATTTTGATGTCACGGTCAATTACATCCTTATCCGCAACTGA
- a CDS encoding VOC family protein, translated as MFTHMTIGSNDIARSQAFYNAVFAALDIPPSDINAMGRLIYSHHGVSLIVTKPLDGKPATPANGGTIGFAATSPAMVDAWHKAGVANGGTAIENPPGVRETRVGPLYLAYLRDPDGNKLCVGCRATA; from the coding sequence ATGTTCACCCACATGACCATCGGCAGCAACGACATTGCCCGCTCCCAGGCATTCTACAACGCTGTCTTTGCAGCCCTGGACATCCCCCCCTCCGACATCAACGCCATGGGTCGCCTGATCTATTCGCACCATGGTGTGTCGCTGATTGTCACAAAGCCGCTGGACGGCAAGCCTGCGACCCCTGCCAACGGTGGCACAATCGGCTTTGCTGCGACCTCCCCCGCCATGGTGGACGCCTGGCACAAGGCCGGGGTTGCCAATGGCGGCACTGCCATTGAAAACCCGCCCGGCGTGCGCGAAACACGCGTCGGCCCGCTCTACCTTGCCTATCTGCGCGACCCGGATGGCAACAAACTTTGCGTTGGCTGTCGGGCCACGGCCTGA